A single genomic interval of Cucumis sativus cultivar 9930 chromosome 7, Cucumber_9930_V3, whole genome shotgun sequence harbors:
- the LOC101208297 gene encoding outer envelope pore protein 16-4, chloroplastic — translation MEDELNGVVPCSSLAVESSIRVGTAGALWGLCLGPYNSRKNGLTGVAHAAFVARSVGKYGFQCGLVAGTFTLTHCGIQRYRKRNDWLNGLIAGAVAGAAIATKTRSWSQVVGMAALVSAFSAAAEYSRSL, via the exons ATGGAAGACGAACTCAACGGCGTCGTTCCTTGTTCTTCCCTCGCCGTCGAATCCAGCATTCGCGTCGGAACG GCCGGCGCTCTATGGGGTTTGTGTTTGGGTCCGTACAATTCCCGTAAAAATG GCCTCACTGGCGTCGCCCATGCTGCTTTCGTG GCAAGGTCTGTCGGAAAATACGGCTTTCAATGTG GACTTGTTGCTGGAACTTTTACTCTGACTCACTGTGGGATTCAAAGATATAGAAAGAGGAATGATTGG TTGAATGGTTTGATCGCGGGTGCAGTCGCAGGAGCAGCCATTGCTACAAAGACTAGGAGTTGGTCACAGGTAGTTGGGATGGCTGCCCTTGTCTCTGCCTTCAGCGCTGCAGCTGAATATTCAAGATCACTTTAG
- the LOC101208536 gene encoding 60S ribosomal protein L22-2, with amino-acid sequence MSRGAAASGGPKGKKKGVTFVIDCAKPVEDKIMDIASLEKFLLERIKVGGKAGALGDSVTVTRDKNKITVNSDSNFSKRYLKYLTKKYLKKHNVRDWLRVIASNKDRNVYELRYFNIAENEGEEED; translated from the exons ATGAGCCGTGGAGCAGCCGCATCCGGTGGCCCTaaggggaagaagaagggtgTGACCTTCGTTATCGATTGTGCGAAGCCAGTTGAGGACAAGATCATGGACATCGCCTCATTGGAGAAGTTTCTTCTCGAGAGGATCAAGGTCGGCGGTAAAGCTGGAGCACTTGGTGACTCTGTTACTGTCACTAGGGACAAGAACAAGATTACTGTCAACTCAGACAGCAATTTCTCCAAGAG GTATCTCAAATATTTGACCAAGAAGTATTTGAAGAAACATAACGTTAGAGATTGGCTTCGGGTTATTGCTTCGAACAAGGACCGCAATGTCTATGAATTGAGATACTTCAACATTGCCGAGAATGAGGGTGAGGAAGAAGACTGA
- the LOC101207891 gene encoding blue-light photoreceptor PHR2, whose protein sequence is MDPNSLILENPEPNSSDDQTPAIPLHSTPLAVASLTLSLSTAIPSNFLVQPKFSGLFSRQPNKDEVPTQASSLSRLPISCSSLCPPKISLKSNISANPLQIPLSLGPRRPSEPSNGAGIRRATIVWFRNDLRLQDNECLNSAHDDSMSVLPVYCFDPRDYGKSSSGFDKTGPFRAAFVIESVSDLRKNLQARGSNLVVRIGKPETVLAELAKEIGADAVYAHYEVSHDEMETEERIESAMKEENVEVKYFWGSTLYHIDDLPFKMEDMPSSHGAFREKVQGLSVRKTIEALDKMKGLPSRGDVEPGDIPSLSDLGLNQPVAMSKEGWLAPNTSQVGGETEALHRLQKYAAECRAQPPKATNNGVQSSIYGATFSNKISPWLTMGCISPRSVFDELNKTVSRKNDGGNGTGTNWLMFELLWRDFFRFITKKYNSTKKQPNPSPATACTGALA, encoded by the exons ATGGATCCCAACTCCCTAATCCTTGAAAATCCTGAACCCAATTCATCGGACGACCAAACTCCGGCCATTCCACTCCATTCTACACCCCTCGCCGTCGCTTCTCTCACTTTATCTCTCTCAACGGCCATTCCCTCCAACTTTCTCGTCCAACCCAAATTTTCTGGCTTGTTTTCTCGGCAACCAAACAAAGATGAAGTTCCCACTCAagcttcttctctttctcgcTTACCCATTTCATGTTCTTCTCTCTGTCCCCCTAAAATCTCTCTAAAATCCAACATTTCTGCCAATCCACTTCAAATCCCTCTCTCTTTAGGCCCTCGCCGTCCCTCAGAGCCCTCCAATGGCGCTGGAATTCGTCGAGCTACCATCGTTTGGTTCCGTAATGATCTACGCCTCCAAGATAACGAATGCCTAAACTCTGCTCATGATGATTCTATGTCCGTCTTGCCTGTTTACTGTTTCGATCCGAGGGATTATGGTAAATCCTCGTCAGGGTTTGATAAAACTGGACCGTTCCGAGCCGCATTTGTGATTGAGTCGGTCTCGGATTTGCGGAAGAATCTCCAGGCGAGGGGGTCTAATCTtgttgttcgaattgggaAACCTGAAACTGTTCTTGCTGAATTGGCTAAGGAAATTGGGGCTGATGCAGTTTATGCTCACTACGAGGTTTCACACGACGAAATGGAAACAGAGGAGAGGATTGAGAGTGCGATGAAGGAGGAGAATGTTGAGGTTAAGTACTTTTGGGGAAGTACTTTGTATCATATTGATGATTTGCCGTTTAAAATGGAGGATATGCCGTCGAGTCATGGTGCTTTTAGAGAGAAAGTTCAAGGGTTAAGTGTGAGGAAGACGATTGAAGCATTGGATAAGATGAAGGGGTTGCCTTCTCGTGGCGATGTGGAGCCTGGGGACATTCCTTCTTTGTCTGATTTGGGTCTTAACCAACCTGTGGCTATGTCTAAg GAAGGATGGCTAGCTCCCAATACCTCTCAAGTAGGTGGGGAGACTGAAGCACTTCATAGGCTTCAAAAATATGCAGCTGAGTGCCGAGCCCAACCACCAAAGGCGACAAATAATGGTGTTCAGAGTAGCATATATGGTGCTaccttttcaaacaaaatttctccaTGGCTGACCATGGGTTGCATTTCACCCCGATCCGTGTttgatgaattaaataaaactgtTTCCAG GAAGAATGATGGTGGCAATGGCACTGGAACAAACTGGCTGATGTTTGAGTTATTATGGAGGGATTTCTTCAG ATTCATTACCAAGAAATACAATTCAACAAAGAAACAGCCTAATCCTTCTCCAGCTACAGCTTGTACTGGCGCCCTTGCTTAG
- the LOC101207643 gene encoding U3 small nucleolar RNA-associated protein 14 homolog A: MGEVRQKKRQEKEKSTGKKKHSKVFLKKNKSNDKRRLNRRGPQLAPSIRREVGQVKEDTESDNYEVSDCSEGETFPGDVYEYEEAAPEEESRKNHRYDTVDNYDYELPDHFKDEDVSSDDEEIDGRNGKGNLTEDSDDDNSKKDDGSHARMLQSITGMPREAFEGKKKSKIVISEAYQESEYNPSRDVLDGNGRISIEDLLNPLQGKPGYSMLRKRIHQTEKKSMALQAPLPKADQEKVERKVAYEQSKKEVSKWEPIVKKNREASTLYLGEDVDLGYSTVGAIASEFKPRTEIEKKIASLVHDGKIMEAHKNDGSKLLELNKVSFEDEKDRQNRLAKMRSLLFRHEMKAKHIKKIKSKTYHRLLKKDRVKEMSVQIEMDPDAAKDLAMKQEFKRAEERMTLKHKNSSRWAKRILSRGLNAQDEGTRAAIAEQLHQHANLTRKMHTLKDSSSSSDESSDEEYSDDQSADESNSRASKLLEKAKEKTLKALEDGEEAPNSGLLALPFMVRGMKKREEAAAEEAKLAIQEFESLSKQLNNSEIENMDTETTNGRRTFGSMKKSAPEPRKKTKSEYYDDTEDEDDTQAGEAVGYDGDNNKSSLFADANIDSDILCEDSKTHQNSVFKSFDETVRDPGPKTTYEVAIFASGTWKKAKDLEKRVDSKPSPIVSSKLEFQGQVTKETMQDVDDQSDSDQELMVDGVLSSANNESYELPSQSDLIRQAFAGDDVEEEFERQKEEILNEENPEPEKPVLLPGWGQWTHVQKKKGLPSWMLKEHELANKKRQEALKNRKDANLKHVIISEKLDKKAEKLYTKTLPFPYTEKDVFEHSIRMPIGPDFNPTSVIGALNRPEVVKKSGVIIKPIEFEEVDPHQKVEEHKQKGQKQKRKNGKTNHGKSAKKMKKVGA; the protein is encoded by the exons ATGGGGGAGGTGAGGCAGAAGAAAAGgcaagagaaggagaagagcACCGGCAAGAAAAAACACTCGAAGGtcttcttgaagaaaaacaagagcAATGATAAGAGGAGGCTGAACAGAAGGGGACCTCAATTGGCACCCTCCATACGGAGAGAAGTTGGTCAAGTAAAGGAGGATACTGAGTCTGACAATTATGAGGTTAGTGATTGTAGTGAAGGAGAGACTTTTCCTGGGGATGTTTATGAGTATGAAGAGGCTGCTCCTGAGGAGGAGTCTAGGAAGAATCACCGTTATGATACTGTTGATAACTATGACTACGAGCTGCCTGATCATTTTAAG GATGAGGATGTATCCTCAGATGACGAGGAAATTGATGGAAGAAATGGTAAAGGAAACTTGACGGAAGATTCAGATGATGACAATTCAAAAAAAGACGATGGTAGTCATGCTAGGATGTTGCAAAGCATTACTGGAATGCCTCGTGAAGCATTTGAAG gaaagaagaaaagcaagATTGTTATATCTGAGGCATATCAAGAGTCTGAATATAATCCCAGTCGTGATGTTTTGGATGGTAATGGTCGTATTAGCATCGAAGACCTCCTTAATCCTCTACAGGGAAAACCAGGCTATAGCATGCTTAGAAAGCGAATTCATCAAACAGAGAAAAAATCAATGGCACTCCAGGCACCACTTCCTAAAGCAGATCAAGAAAAAGTGGAGAGAAAAGTGGCTTATGAACAATCAAAGAAAGAAGTGAGTAAGTGGGAGCCTATAGTCAAGAAGAATCGGGAAGCATCTACCTTGTACTTAGGTGAAGATGTAGATTTGGGGTATTCTACTGTAGGAGCGATAGCTTCTGAATTTAAACCTAGAACtgaaattgagaagaaaattgcTTCACTCGTTCATGATGGGAAGATCATGGAAGCTCACAAAAATGATGGTTCTAAGCTTCTTGAATTAAACAAG GTATCATTTGAGGATGAAAAGGATCGTCAGAATCGGCTTGCTAAAATGCGCAGTCTTCTTTTTCGTCATGAGATGAAGgcaaaacatattaaaaaaattaaatcaaaaactTACCATCGCCTGCTGAAGAAAGACAGAGTGAAGGAGATGTCTGTCCAAATTGAAATGGATCCTGATGCTGCTAAAGATTTGGCTATGAAGCAAGAATTCAAACGGGCAGAG GAGCGCATGACTCTGAAGCACAAAAATAGCTCACGATGGGCAAAGCGCATTTTGAGTCGTGGTTTGAATGCTCAAGATGAAGGTACACGAGCTGCAATAGCTGAACAACTCCACCAGCATGCAAATTTGACTCGAAAAATGCACACATTGAAAGATAGTAGCAGTAGCAGTGATGAAAGTAGCGATGAAGAATACTCGGATGATCAGTCAGCTGACGAAAGCAACAGCAGGGCATCGAAGTTGTTGGAGAAGGCAAAGGAGAAGACTTTAAAAGCGCTAGAGGATGGGGAGGAAGCTCCCAACTCTGGATTGCTTGCTTTGCCTTTCATG GTACGGGGGatgaagaaaagggaagaggCAGCTGCTGAAGAGGCCAAACTTGCCATCCAGGAGTTTGAGTCACTCTCGAAGCAGCTTAATAATTCTGAGATAGAGAATATGGATACAGAAACTACTAATGGTAGAAGAACCTTTGGTTCAATGAAAAAATCTGCTCCAGAACCAAGAAAGAAGACGAAGTCAGAATATTATGATGATACAGAGGATGAAGATGACACTCAGGCTGGAGAAGCTGTGGGGTACGATGGGGACAATAATAAAAGCAGTTTATTCGCTGATGCAAATATTGATTCCGATATTCTATGTGAAGACTCCAAGACGCATCAGAATTCAGTTTTTAAA AGCTTTGATGAAACTGTTAGAGATCCAGGTCCTAAGACGACATATGAAGTTGCCATTTTTGCATCGGGCACATGGAAAAAG GCtaaagatcttgaaaaaagAGTGGATTCTAAACCCTCTCCCATTGTTTCATCTAAGCTAGAATTCCAAGGTCAAGTTACGAAG GAAACTATGCAAGACGTGGATGATCAAAGTGACTCGGATCAGGAGCTGATGGTTGATGGGGTTCTGTCCTCAGCTAATAATGAGTCTTATGAACTTCCATCTCAATCAGATTTAATTCGTCAAGCTTTTGCTGGAGACGATGTAGAGGAGGAATTCGAGAGGCAAAAAGAGGAAATTTTGAATGAGGAAAATCCTGAACCAGAAAAGCCCGTTTTACTACCTGGATGGGGTCAATGGACTCACGTCCAGAAGAAAAAAGGCTTACCTTCTTGGATGCTGAAAGAACACGAACTTGCAAACAAGAAGAGGCaggaagctctcaagaatagGAAGGATGCAAATCTCAAACATGTTATCATTTCTGAGAAGTTGGATAAAAAG GCTGAGAAACTCTACACAAAAACTCTTCCTTTTCCTTATACAGAAAAGGATGTATTTGAGCACAGTATCCGCATGCCTATCGGCCCAGATTTCAACCCTACATCTGTAATTGGCGCTCTTAACCGACCTGAG GTCGTGAAGAAGTCTGGTGTCATTATAAAACCAATCGAATTTGAGGAAGTTGATCCTCACCAGAAAGTTGAGGAGCACAAACAGAAgggacaaaaacaaaagagaaaaaatggtaaaaccAACCATGGAAAATCAgccaaaaaaatgaaaaaagttggGGCCTAA
- the LOC101207394 gene encoding poly [ADP-ribose] polymerase 2: MSLQGAFTIKAPLGKLSESKLVPSKMANKLKVDELRTQLAQRGLDTSGTKPVLVRRLESAILEEENLLKGKGVVSIDGKKRGRDSEDGGNLNESDLIRDVEKLREMKVQELRDEAVRRGIASTGSKKELLKRICEDCENEKEEEEEEETDACKDGNVGNGEKIITATKKGSAVLDLWLPDQMKTQYHVLEVGDEIYDAMLNQTNVRNNNNKFYVIQVLESDGGGTYMVYSRWGRVGVKGQDNIRPYTSKELAIHEFEQKFLAKTKNNWSNRKEFICHPKSYTWLEMDYSESEKDLSSNMERAPTSEIQPRETQLDPCIANFISLICNVSMMKQHMMEIGYNAEKLPLGKLSKSTILKGYDVLKRIADVIGLSNRSVLEQLSGEFYTVIPHDFGFKKMCEFVIDTPQKLKKKLEMVEALGEIELATKLLEEVNTMEEDPLYSHYQRLQCELSPVDVVSEEFSMVSKYTQNTHAKTHSDYTVDIVRIFRVSRKGEDERFKKFSNTKNRKLLWHGSRLTNWTGILSQGLRIAPPEAPATGYMFGKGVYFADMFSKSANYCYASRAATTGVLLLCEVALGDMVELLDADYNADKLPEGKLSTKGVGQTEPNHSEAMTLDDGVVVPLGKPKQSQRGKGALLYNEYIVYNVDQIRMRYLLQVNFHFKY; encoded by the exons atgtcACTTCAAGGGGCGTTTACTATAAAAGCCCCTCTCGGCAAACTGTCAGAATCAAAGCTCGTTCCTTCGAAAATGGCGAACAAGCTCAAAGTGGACGAACTCCGAACTCAACTCGCTCAACGTGGTCTTGATACTTCCGGAACTAAGCCTGTTCTG GTTCGTCGCCTGGAGTCCGCCATTCTCGAAGaggaaaatttgttgaaaggTAAAGGTGTTGTTTCAATTGATGGTAAAAAGAGGGGGAGAGACTCGGAAGATGGtggaaatttgaatgaaagtGACTTAATCAGAGATGTCGAGAAGTTACGAGAAATGAAAGTACAGGAACTGCGAGATGAGGCGGTTCGTCGGGGCATTGCTTCCACTGGTTCGAAGAAGGAGTTACTGAAGAGGATTTGTGAAGATTGTGAGAatgagaaagaggaagaagaggaagaagaaacggACG CATGTAAGGATGGAAATGTTGGCAACGGGGAGAAGATTATTACAGCGACCAAAAAGGGTTCAGCAGTGCTTGATCTGTGGCTTCCAGATCAAATGAAGACACAGTATCATGTTCTAGAAGTG GGTGATGAAATCTACGATGCCATGTTGAATCAGACTAATGTCagaaacaacaataacaagTTTTACGTGATTCAAGTTCTTG AATCTGATGGTGGTGGTACTTACATGGTTTATTCAAGGTGGGGAAGAGTTGGTGTGAAGGGACAAGACAATATACGTCCTTACACATCAAAAGAACTTGCAATACATGAGTTTGAACAAAAGTTCTTAGCTAAAACCAAGAATAATTGGTCTAACAGAAAAGAGTTTATTTGCCACCCAAAGAGTTATACCTGGTTGGAGATGGACTACAGTGAAAGTGAAAAAGATCTATCA AGCAATATGGAACGTGCACCTACCTCAGAGATTCAACCTCGCGAAACTCAACTTGATCCATGCATTGCAAATTTTATCTCTCTCATTTGCAATGTTAGTATGATGAAGCAACATATGATGGAAATAG GGTACAATGCTGAAAAGTTACCCCTTGGAAAGCTGAGCAAATCTACAATTTTAAAG ggTTATGATGTCTTGAAGAGGATTGCTGATGTGATTGGCCTGTCAAACAGGAGTGTACTGGAGCAACTAAGTGG GGAATTTTACACTGTAATTCCCCATGACTTCGGATTTAAGAAGATGT GTGAATTTGTTATTGACACTcctcaaaaattgaaaaaaaagttggaaatg GTTGAGGCGTTGGGTGAAATTGAGCTAGCTACAAAATTGTTGGAGGAAGTTAATACTATGGAG GAAGACCCCTTATATTCTCATTACCAACGCCTTCAGTGTGAATTGTCACCAGTTGACGTTGTTTCTGAGGAATTCTCCATG gtTTCAAAGTACACACAGAATACACATGCGAAAACACATTCAGATTATACTGTTGATATCGTTCGAATATTTAGGGTATCAAGAAAGGGAGAAGATGAGCGTTTCAAGAAG TTTTCTAATACAAAGAACAGGAAGCTCTTATGGCACGGTTCTCGGCTTACAAATTGGACTGGCATTCTGTCCCAAG GTTTACGCATAGCTCCACCTGAAGCACCTGCTACAGGATATATGTTTGGGAAGGGGGTGTACTTTGCTGATATGTTCTCAAAAAGCGCAAACTATTGTTATGCATCTAGGGCCGCCACAACTGGTGTTCTGCTTTTATGTGAG GTTGCGCTCGGTGACATGGTTGAACTTCTAGATGCAGACTACAATGCTGACAAGTTGCCTGAGGGCAAGCTGAG CACAAAAGGAGTTGGACAAACAGAACCAAACCACTCCGAAGCTATGACGCTTGACGATGGTGTCGTCGTTCCCCTGGGAAAACCAAAACAGAGTCAGCGTGGCAAG GGTGCCTTGTTGTATAATGAGTATATAGTATACAATGTGGATCAAATTAGGATGCGCTATCTTCTTCAAGTGAATTTCCATTTTAAATACTGA